Part of the Oscillibacter hominis genome is shown below.
GAGCTCCGGCGCATCCAACACCTGCTCCAATGCAGAAATTTTATAGTTAAGCTGGGGCATGGTAGGCAGGAAACCGAGAGATTTCAGCAGCGGCATACCAATACTTAAAGAAAGACACAGTACCAAGATCAAATTAGGCAGAGTAGACCAGCCAGAGAGAACGAACCATGCGCCAACAGGCAAAGTCAGAATAATGGTGCATGGAAGCAGACTGCTGTAAATTGCCATCCACGGCCACGCCGCCTTGTACCACGCCAGAGTATAGTCCCGATAATCTGATACATCTTTGCGGAACCGCTCATAGGAATCTGCGTCCTTATTGAATACCTTAACAACTTCCATACCGTTAATGTACTCAATAATGGTATTGTTCATCTTTTGTCCGGCCATGTAGTAAGGCCCCATTTTCTTCATGCCAACGGAATACATCGTCATCATGGCAATCAGACTGATCGGAATGGATGCCAGCGACAGAAGCGCCAGTTTCCAATCCACAAAGAACATTGCCACATAAACCGCAATAGGGATCATCAGGTTTGCAATTCCCTCCGGCATGGAGTGAGCCAGCAAAACTTCCAGACTGTCTACATCATCCACGAACAGCTTTTTGACTGTGCCGGTGCCTTTATCCTGAATGACACCGAGGGGCAGCTTTTCAAACCGTTTTTGAAGTGCCGTCCGCAGACGGAGCAGCGTGTCGTAAGCGGCTTTGTGAGAAAGATTCAGTCCCCAGCCATAGAAAAGGGCTTGCAGAACCAGACACGCCAAGACAAGAACCACACGCAAAATGATAAAGGATGCTTCAATAGATTCACCCATGACCAGCGGCGCGATCACCTGATAAGCCAGCACAAAGGGCAAGACACCCATCAGGACGCTGACCAGCACGATGGCCGTTGCTGCATAAAGCCCCTTCTTATGAGGCCCTGCATACTCAAATACTTTTTGAAACATAATTCCAACCTCCTATCAGGTAAAATATTTTTCGGACAGCGTTTTCAAAATTTCTGGTGAAAGCCTTTGATTTTGAATAGCCCCGTCATCATCCAACTGAACCACCTCCGTACAGGTACGGACAATAAACTCAAAATCGTGGGACACCACAAACACGATCACACCAGAGCTTGAAAGCTGTTCGATCAGTTTGCTGACACGCACCATAGAATCATAGTCCAAACCACTGGTAGGCTCGTCAAAGTAGATTACCGGGCTGCCCTTTACGATTGCCGCACCGATAGTAACCCGTTGCTTTTGACCTCCTGAAAGGGATGCCGGATGCCGTTCCCGGTAATCTGATAGTTCCAGTGCTTTCAGTGTTTCATCCACTTTTTCTTTGCAATCGTCCCTCATTCCAAGGGATAGTTCTTCCTCCACGCTGCTGGCAAAAAGCTGATAATCCGTATCTTGCATGACAAGATAGGAAAGTGACCGCCGCTGGCGTGGTGTAAGTTTTTTTCCGTCAAAGCAGACCTCGCCGCGCTGCTGCTTTAGCAAACCCGTTAAAATAGATAAGAGGGTTGTTTTTCCAGCCCCGTTATGGCCCAGAATACCGATCACATCTCCTGCATGAGCTTCAAAGCTGACATTTTGAAAAATATCCGGCCCCTTCTTGTAGGCAAAGCCTAAATTGTGAACATTCAGCCGATGTGTCTCATCCTTTGTGTGCGGCCTTTCCTGATAATGTTCTGCATCGCGTTCCGGGTATGCTGTCCGCAGACCATAAGAAATTCGTGTTTCTTCGGGCAAAGAGCAAAACTGTTCCCCTGTGAACTCATGCTCAATTTTTCCGTTCTGAATCAAAAAGGCTCTATCAATCAGATCGCGCAAATAATAAAAACGATGCTCTACCACAAAAATTGTGTATCCAGCGTGTTTCAGTTTTCCCATAATTTCTGCCAACCGTTTGGTAGCGGCATAGTCCAGATTTGCCGATGGTTCATCAAAAATATATACTTTTGGCCCCAGTGCATAGACAGAACCGATTGCGATCTGTTGCTTCTCCCCGCTGGATAATGCAAAGATACTTCTGTTCAAGTAGTTTACCAATTCCAACTCTTTCGCCGCTTTTGCAATGCGATCAATCGTTTCCTCGCGGGGTAGTCCGAGATTTTCGCAGCCGAAAGCCAGTTCCCGCGTGGTATCCGTCATAAAGAATTGAGAGCGTGGGTCTTGGAATACCGTTCCAACCTGTCCGGCTAATTCAGACGGCTTCATTTCCAGCAGCGAATGACCATCCATGAGCAGATCGCCTTGGATTTCTCCGGGATAAAAGTGCGGAATCAGACCGTTGAGTGAGCGGATCAGGGTTGTTTTGCCGCAGCCGCTTCGCCCTGTCAGAAGAATGAACTCACCCGTCTGTACGGTCATATCAATTCCACGGAGGGTGAAGTCTTTGCTTTCTTCATAACGAAAGCTAAAATTCAGAAATGAGATCATCGTCATACCCTCCACAAAATGATTTCCCCGATTTTAGTCTGATCGATAAAAAGCAAACCGACCAAAAAGAGGATACCAAACAGCGATACCACGATTTCCGGCCACGAAAAACGGATTGGCCGCAGCGCGTATCGTTTGCACTCCAACTCCAGACCGCGTGTTGTGCCGGATGCTGCCAGTTCATCAGTGACTTTCAAGCACCGCATCAGCAGAGGTATCAAAATATATTCTATGGTTGCTAACGGATGGGATACCCGTTTCCACACGGTATCACTGATACCGCGAATATCCATCGTGCTTCGGATTTGTCGGTATTCAATCCGTAAAGTAGGGATATAGCGGAACATAACAACAAGGGGGATTGTGACTGCCTGGGGCAGCCGCATCCGTTGAAGTGCCACCATTAAGTCATCCATGTATGTAGTTCGCAATATCCAAAGTCCCATCATCATGATAGGGATCAATTTTAAGACCGTCACGCCGAACACGCTCATAATCACACTTAAAACCGGAACTTGGACATAACGGAGCAGGGCATTGAGATAAGCAACAATAATATAGGTCACTATCATTTTGACAGCCCATTTTCCACCGTTACCCAAGGCAATAAACAGCCCATAAACCAGCATGAGCGCGAGACTGACAACTTCTCCGGCCAGAAAATAACTGACAAAACCAATGCAGACCAAAAGAAGTATCTTGCAGCGTGGGTCGAGGAGCGCAGAGCCATGTAGGGGCTGGCGCTCAATTATTTGTTTAATTTGTGCTTCTTCCATTCAAATGTCTCCCTATAAAAATCAAAGCGCGGGACGGTTCTCAGCCCCACGCTCTGAAGTCAGGCAGCCCGCTTGCCTGTATTGCCTGATAAAGTTTCAGGGGGCTGATCCTGTTATTTTACTGAAACAAGTCCAGCTTTGATAAAGTGTTTTTTCAATGCTTTCTGACCGATAAAGCCACCAATCAGACCGCCCACCAATCCGGCAGCAACAATGACTACCAGCATGGGAACGGAAGTAATGCTCAACATTCCCTGAATGTACTCCGGGGCAATATTGTTTTTCTCCATTGCTCCGACAAATGCGCTTTGAAGAAATTTGATGGGGCAGATAGCACTAAAAGCGAAGATAGCACTGAACAGTGCATAGGCTGCCATCATGGACTTCATTGTGATTTCATTCCGGCTCATAACCAGAAAATCGCAAATGATACCGCCAATTACCAAGCCGATAGGAATAAACCAGAAAGCACCAACCAGCAGGAACAGGATGGCCTGAATTGCGGCGCAAATGGTAAACACGCCTTTCTTCGGAACCTTAGCCAGCAGGAGCATCATAACGATGCCATTCGGGATCGCAACAACGGACGGATAAAATACGTTTGTCACCGGGCCAGCCACGCTCATAATGGTGCTGATAACCATGCAGATAATCCACATGAGGGCCGTTAAAACACCGATGAGAATAAAATCTTTCGCATTTAGCTTTTGTTTCATACTCTTATTCCTCCTCACTTTATTTGGAAAATAAAAAATGCGATGTGGTTAATGTTCTCTAACCACATCGCAAATTGTACCAATTTCCGTTGTTACATCCAACCCAAACCCGATTTCATTCTACCCAAAATCGGTATTTTTTAGGTTTAGCCAATCGTATTTTCATCTTTATAGTTCTTAGGTATTACTCCATATTTCTTTTTGAACGCAGCCGCAAAATTGCTTGGTTTTGAATATCCAACCAGCGTTGCAATCTGGCTTACGTTCAAGTCGCTTTCCAAAAGTAGCCCGGCTGCCTTTTCCAGTCTTTGATCTATGATATATGCGTGAACAGATGTCCCAAATAAAGAATTAAATCCCTTTGTCAGTTTGGAAACACTGATATTTACCTTTTTCGCCAGTTCCTCACAACTTGGTGCAAAAGCAAGCTGGCTGTCGATGATCCGTTTTGCTTCAGTAATCGAGTCCCTGTCACTTTTAGAAATACTGATATAGCTTGATGAAAGAATACTAAGTTCCAATACTTCACTCAAATACACGGACAGCAATTCAAAAACCTTACTTTCCAGAAATAAATACCCTAAACCGCCCCGGTATTGCGTAAAATCTTTTACCTCCGCAAAAATGTGCTCCATATACGGGGTAATGTTCACTTTTGAAATGCCAGTCAATAACTTCTTCTCATAAGCATCTATCTCACTATCTTCAAAGTAGTCATTCAAGATTTTGTGAAAATAGGGCATGGGAATTTTTATATTTTTGAAAAGGAAGTCTGTTTTCCCGGAATAACACAGATATTCCATCTTACCATGTCCTCGATAAATACAAGATTCGCCTTTCTGTATGCTGACACTTTGACGTGCATCTGCAATATTCCACGATACGCCATCATTGAAGCAAAATAAAAGTTGAATATAATCTTCGCAGCTTACACCCTGCACATTCATATCAGAAAAATAGTTCATTTTCCAGTCTGATACAACAGCTCCTTGCTTTGTAACAACCTGTGAAATCTGGCCTGTTCCCATATCAGCCGGAATATCTATTGTCACTGTCTGCGGAGAGTTGGAGAGCAGATCATGGTACAGCTTCGTCATGTATTGGTTTGTCATCGTGCGCCCTCCTTTCTGGGTTAGCCAAGGCTAAGCATATAATACTTTATATTTTGATGGCAGTCAAGGTAGGGTCGCCAATTGCTAAAGTGAAATTAAATAGTCAGTAGTATGAAATAGATAGTCGTTCAAATAATATCACATGAAATGTAAAATCATATCAGGTGATGTTATGAAGATAGAACGAGATGAAAGACGCTTTGATTTTCACGATATAGGGCTCGCCATCAAGCGTGCAAGAGAAGCCAGCGGCATGACACAGGAGCAACTGGCCTATATTGTTGACCGCGCTCCGCGTACCATTATGTATAATGAAAATGATGGTCAGCATCCAAGCTTCAACACCTTTTATCAGATGGTCACAATGTTTGATATATCGGTGGATCAATACTTTTACCCGTCCCAGAATAGCGGGAGCGAGTGCAGGAAGCGGATTGATGCCATGTTGAACGCCTTGGACGAAAGAGAATTGAAAATCGTTGAAGCTACAATCCAAGCGATGAAAGCATCGAAAGAAACGGAGGAAACGTAAAAGAAAGCGTAACCTCCGTTTTTTGCGCCATGTTGCGGGTTGCGCGTTTTGGCAAGCAATTCGGGTGTGGCCACACTCCGAAATTTTTGCAGGGCGCAGGGCCCGCAAAAATGCTTGTTGGGGAGCTCCCCAAACCCGCTGTACTTCGGGACAAATTGTCCCAAAGTCCCGGTGCGCTGCACCGTAGTCTGCGGCCCGTCACTATCGTTCCTGTGCCTTATTCTCACGCTCGTCCGTTATGCCGAGCAGATGATCAATGTTCGCTTTTATTGCCACGGCCTCCCGCATTTGCCGCTGGGCATCCCGGTATTCTGCATAAAGCTCTTTCTTTTGTCCCGCCAGCTCACGGCGGGATTTTTTTAGTGCTTCAATCTTAGGGAGCTTTGCGCCGTTCAGTATGGTGTTCATGGTATCCTTTGCCGCCCGGTAAGTGGCAAGCTCCATTTCATGCTGGGCCAGATACTTTTTGCTGTACCGCGCAGCCTTGTACCCATCGAACACCGGGCGGGTCTTGGCATAGTCCACCGTGGCAGCCATCAGCTCCGAGGTTTTGGAAAGGGCCTCCTCCGTTGTGCGGAGCTCGTCAGACAGCTTGTGAAAGTGATCCACAGCAGCCTCGGTGCGGGCCGTCAGCGCCGCATAGTCTGTCAGATGATGCTCCTGCAAATACTGGAGCGCGGCAGCCATATGTTTTAGGTTGTAGACCTTGGCCCATCGTTCATAGGCCGGGCCTTTGCCCTGGGCCATACGCTCTTGAATGTCGATGATAAGATTAACTCGCCGTGGCGGAACCGTGGGCTCCTCTGGTAGTTCAGGGAGCGGACGTTCCCCAGCAATTACCGCCTTGATGTCCTCCGGGTCAAATCCGGCTCCCAGTGTAGAAGCCCGGAGCCGGGTCGGTTTTTCCTGTCCGGGCGCAAGGAATGAGATGACACCGCCGCGCCCCTGTTTTACGGCAAAGCCGGACTCCTCCATGAGACGAAGAAAGTCGGCAAAGTCCGTGGGCTTTTTCTCCAAAGCGGCGAGAACAGCCAGCTGCACCCGCCGCTTGGCAGAGGGCGGCTTTTCCCCGATCCACTGGCCATAGTGAAGAAAGCGGCCCTTGCTGTGCTGGCGCGGGTTTTGGATAACCGACAGCTCATGTTCGATGCACACGCGGTCAGAAAGCCGCCGCAGGGCAAAGGACGAACCAATGAAATTATGAAATTTCCGGGAGCGGTCAAAGGCCGTTGCATTGAAATAAATGTGATTGTGAATATGGGCCTTGTCGGTATGCGTGCAGACGAAGAACTGATACTTTCCCTTTGTCCAGCGCATCGCCGTTTCATAACCGATACGGTTTGCTTCTTCCGCCGTAACCTCCCTGGGCAGAAACGCCTGCCGGATCTGAAAGAACAGTGCCCCGCGAGATACGGCCCGGCCTGTCTCTGCAAGGTATTGACTTTTTACCAGAAGAAACTCGGCGGGAGCCGTGTTCGGATCGCAGAGATAGGAAGATACGGCTCCCAGCTTTTCTGGGTTCAGGCCATAGGTGAAACGATCCTCCATCGTTTGAATTGCACTTTTTCCTGCCGCTGTTTTATAAGGGCGGATGTAGGTGGTCGCCGTAGAAATCCCTCCTTCCGGCAAACAGTATTTTTACTTTGGGACACTTTGTCCCGAAGTAGGAAAAACCGGGGAGCGGTATCAACCACTCCCCGGACGGGTCAGAGCTCTACCAGCGCGGAGAGCTGTTTCAAGAGATCAGACAGCGGCCCCCATAAGGCGGCATAGTCTCGCTGCAAGGTCGCAAGTTCTTCGGGATAAATTGCGCCGTAAGTGTTGGCTTGAATTGCCACTTGGTTCAGATTGTTGGAGCATCGCCGCTGGAGCGAAACCAGCTCACGAACAGGCGAAAGGTCAACATGAAGCACATACCCACTCAGGGCCATTTTTCGCATATAGGCTCCCATGTTACGGATGCCAGCCTCCGCCATACGTTCTTGAATCAGGGCCTGCTCCGCCTCCGACACCATCACATGAAGATGGATCGGACGGCGGCGCTTCTTTGTCATCGCTCCTCACGCTCCCGGCTGCGGCAGGCACGGGGCGGCTCCTTTACCTTATCCAGCGGCTTTTCCTGTTCGTCTGCCGAAATGGGGTGCGGCAAATGAAATTCACGGTGCAGGCGCAGCGCCTCCAGTACAGACAATTTCTGTTCATGTTTCTTTTCCATATACGCTCCTCCTTATCTATCGCCACGGTCGGGCTGCCTGCGCTGGGGAGCCGGAGCCTCCGGGCCGCGATCTGCCTCCGCCAACTTTGCCGCGTTTTTCATCTGCTCGGCAATCGGACGGAGCCTGTCGGGATTATCAGGCGCAGGCCGCAGTTCATAGTCGGATGCCTGCTTTTCCGTCAGCGGACGGGTGTAGGTAAGATAACCCCAAGCCAAGAACGAGCCATTTTCCACCGGGACGCGCTGATCGTAATTGAAAATTTCATCCGGCTTGTTATAGGGCGGCTTCGGAAATGTCCCGATGTCCACAGGCCGCTGGGTCGAATAATACTTGTAAAGGCCGGGAGCCTCGGTCTGCCTGAGCCCCACGTTATAAATACGCTGATAGTCCTGCACCCGGTCTGTGAAATCCTGTTCCATCGCGGTGCGGTCATTTCCATAGTGACCCCATTCGTACTGCCGCTGGCCGTCCTTGTCATCATAGCAGGCCCATGTGACATAGCGGGATGGCGCGGTGGGATGTTCGCCCAATGCAAATCCCCGTCCATTTTCCAGCATGACCGCCTTCAAAATAGCATAACCTTGATTTTTGTCCATAGTACACCTCCCATCATCGAGACATTTCTTTGTTTTCTCTTTTCGCAAACGGCTGGAGCTGATAGGGGCTTGTACCGTCCTCGGGCCGCAGAAAGTCTATCCGGGCTGCAGCACGGATGGCGTTCTGGTTAAGCTGCCGCTGCCATGCCCCTTGGCTGGGAGCCCACTTAAAGCCGTTGCTTTTCAGTTCCTGCCTCTGATCGGCATCGGGCTTTTCCTCGAAAATGAGCTGCAAACGGTTTTCAGCCTCGTTGGTTTTTGCCTCGCCTCCGGGGAATGTCCAGCCTGCAAACTCGGAGCGGTTGCTCAGTTCCTCAATGCGCTGGCGCACACGGCGGATGTTGGCGTTGTTGTTGGAAAGCAGATAGGCGGGATACGGCTTGCTTTTGTCCAAGTGCCATGACTGCGCCATATCTGCTTTGAGCTTTTCTGCCTGCTCCGGCGTAAGCTCCGGGCAGCCATCCAGCGTTTTGTGTTTCCGAAAATACGCATTGATCGCCTTCATGGTGGCCTGCTGGGACTCCAGCCCCTCCAGCTTTTTTGTCAGCTTTTCCACGGCCAGATCATCGTCTGCGCTGATCCCGCCCATACCAACAGAGCGGATTTTCTCAAGCAGCTTTGAAATCTCCGCATACTCTCCATAGTTGCGATCCCGGGCGGCGTTCTGCTTGTGCTTTTTTGCCACAGGGAAATTACCGCCCCCGGAGATCAGAATAGAGGGCACCCGGGCATCAATCACATTGCATTCATTCAGATTTTCAGCAAGTTTCCGGGCATAGCGATCCACCAGCGCGTCAATCTTATCATGGTACATGGGATCGACACGCGCTTTCTGGCGTTCCGCCGCTGCATACGCTTCATCGACCATTGCCCGGTAGCCCGCCGTAGCGGAGCCCGGCTGATAGTCGGAAAAGCTGTTCATATCCTTTGCCCGCTTTGCGGCTTCTTCATTGATCGGATAATATTTCGGCATAGTACCTCCTTCCACAAAAGCCGGAACTTTGGGACAAATTGTCCCAAAGCCCCGGCAGCTAAAATGTTGACAGCATCTCACGGAAACAGGGCCAGACATAGAAACATACACCTCCCGCAGAAAAGGGCCTTAAAAAGCCTTGTCATAAGCGGGTTTAGGCTGGCCTAATTGTCAACACATCAGCCCCGTTTTTTCCGCATATATTCCCGCTGCTGTCTGCGGTGTGCCGCCTTTGCACAGGCCGCCGAACAATAGGTTTGCCGTCCATCAGGAGCCACGGCTCTGCCACATACCGGGCAAGCCTTGAAATCCGGCCTTGGCCCCTCTGTCAGCAACGCAGCCTCCAGCGCCGGATCAAGGGGCAGAACTGCCTCGCGGAAGTAGCGGCAATAAGCCCCCGTCCAGCATTTCCCAAACATATAGCACTCGCAATCCAGCGGCAGGCAGCCGCAGTCCCGGTCATAGTTGGCACACCATTTTGACACCAGCCTGCGGATTGCCGCTTTTTCTGTCCGGGTCAGTTCTCGGCCCACAGCATCACCTCCCGTTGCCCGGTGGTTTGAGCTGCTCCCGGTAGCAGAACACGCAGCCGATCCCGCGCCAGTAAGGGCAGCCGTCACAACGGGAGCCCTTCGGCGGCAGGCTGGGCGGCACACCCTTAAAGTAGCTTTTTTCTTTCATAAATCCCTCATAGGGGTTGTTGGTAAATCTCATTCATTATCCTCGCTTTCGGTATCGTCCTCGTCCCAAGGCGGCCCATCGTCCTCGGGATCGTCATAATCAGCCAGTTCCTCACTGTAATCCTCTTCGGGTACAGCAGCTTTTTCATGCTTCGGGCGGTAGATTTTCAAGTACCAGCCTGCACCGCCGCCCAGAACAGCCACTGCCAAAATCAGCAGAAGCGTCCCGGTATTACTTTTCTGCTGGGGCTCGGGTTCCGGCTCCTCCGCAGGTTCCGTCACCGGAGCGGGTTCGGGAGCTGTGCCAGCACACTCGGTCATGTTGACCGCGCAGACCGCGCAATCCGTATGGATGGCTCCGGGCGCACATTTTTCTGTGCAGGAGCAGGCCGGAAGTTCTCCGCCAGCGGCCTCCAGTGCCGCCAGCAGATCGGCTTCATCCACCATGTTCAAAAAGTAGGTGTGATACTGTTCGCCGTCCTCGTCCACAGGCTTGTCATAGTCAATGACAATGTAAAAGGTGTTGCCGCCGCTGGTTTCCACCGTGATGAACTGTTTGTTGGTTGCAGCATCGTAGAGCAGATCGCGGGTCACAAGGTTTCCATCCTCCGAAAAGCCCTCGCCCGGGGTAATGGTAGGCGCTGGCTCCGGGGCCGGAGTTTCTTCCACAACAGGCGGTTCCTCATTCCCACCGTCCGAATAGGCATAGGCCGGGATTGCAAAGCCGCATAAAAGAACGGCGGAACAAAGCCCCGCCGCCAACATACGAAAGTGTTTCATATTCAGTTTTCCTCCTTTTCTTCTTCGGACTTCGGGACACTTTGTCCCAAAGTACCTCCGTCCTTCAGCTTTTCAAACAGCAGCGGGAGCTCCGTAAGGGAAATGCTCATACCGCGCACAATGTCCACGATCTCGCTGTTTTCCGCCTCCAGCTTTTTCTGCTCCAGCTCCTTGAGCCGGGCCTGCTGTTCACTGATTTTGGCCTTGACCTTATCAATCTCGGCCTGAATTTTCATGCTTTTGGTAGTTGCCATTTCAAAACCTCCTGTCACGGTAAACGCCCGTAGGCGTAAAAATGAGATTGCCAGTAGCTTGTATTCAAATTTGCGTAGCCGATGGGATCTCCGCAATGCAGCATTTTCCCGTCGCCGACATAAATCCCGCAATGGCTCACACCCGGCGTGTCATAGGTGCCTTTGAAGAACACCAGATCACCGGGTTTGGGAGAACTGGTCGGCGTACAGATGTTATAGAGCCCCTGGGCTCCCAGCCTGCCCACATTCCAGCCGGAGTGATTGATAACCCACGAAACGTACCCCGAGCAATCAAAGGAAGTGGCGGGAGAACTGCCGCCCCACACATAGGGATAGCCGATGTATTTCTGCGCTTCGGCAAGCATCGCGGCAAAGGTTTCATCGTCCAGATATTCTCCGGGCACTTCGTAATCACCGGGTTTCCCGGTAATATACTTGTTCACATAGGGAGAATCTGGGAACAGATCGGGGCGGTTTCCCAGCGTTGCCATATAGATGGCATACCGTGAAAGCTGCTCCTCGCTCATGACATATACGGGCACATGGGATAAATCAAAGTTCTCCAGCGTGACCGTACAGATGTAATAGTCGTAAGGCACCTGATAGGTGTCCGTATGGGAGTTGCCGTCCGCGTCCGTCCATGTGTCGGTTTCCGTGCGATACCGGGTTTCCACCACTACATCCTCCGTGAGAATGTACTGGCGGTCAAACAGCATTTGCAGCGTTCCCTGTACTTCGTCTATTGTCCATTGCCCCTCATGGAGCGCACACAAAAGAGAAAGCAGCACATAGGGGTCATGTTCGATTTCGTCCAGATCGAAGTGGTATTCGTCATAGTCATGGGTGCTTTCATAGGTGTCCAGATAATGCTGCAAATCATCTTCCAGCGCACAGTAGGCAGCTTCGGCGGCCAGCATATCCCGATCCTCGCAAGGATAGGTGCTGGCCCCTAATGCACCGGCCCCGGCGTTCCCCAGCATAAGCATGGTAGAGGAACAGGACTGCATAGCAAACAGGAGTAACACACAGAGCACCGCAACCACGGCACCTGCGGGATGACTTTTGACAAATTCCACTGCCCGGGCGGTCAGGTGTTCTGTGGCTGTGGCAGTTTTCCCAGCCGCAGCCGCGCCCTGCTTTGCAGCCTCCTTTGCCTGCTTGCGGTATTGCCTGCGAAGCCGTTGCTTTTGCCAGTAGCGGGTAAGGGCATTTTTCGTCAGCTCCGGGTGCTCCTGTGCGGCGGTGTGAAAATG
Proteins encoded:
- a CDS encoding DUF4366 domain-containing protein; the protein is MKHFRMLAAGLCSAVLLCGFAIPAYAYSDGGNEEPPVVEETPAPEPAPTITPGEGFSEDGNLVTRDLLYDAATNKQFITVETSGGNTFYIVIDYDKPVDEDGEQYHTYFLNMVDEADLLAALEAAGGELPACSCTEKCAPGAIHTDCAVCAVNMTECAGTAPEPAPVTEPAEEPEPEPQQKSNTGTLLLILAVAVLGGGAGWYLKIYRPKHEKAAVPEEDYSEELADYDDPEDDGPPWDEDDTESEDNE
- a CDS encoding DUF4315 family protein, with amino-acid sequence MATTKSMKIQAEIDKVKAKISEQQARLKELEQKKLEAENSEIVDIVRGMSISLTELPLLFEKLKDGGTLGQSVPKSEEEKEEN
- a CDS encoding C40 family peptidase, with translation MKRKTNKTKEEAWSQTAHAPDGEQPGPEASDTSGQSVPKSKFRKKSQQEQAAAAKLRMESQGEKLEQAREKLAKQKPPKKPGPVKRIGRVASGSVHSFVHGKIFEVEQENVGTEGAHRSELVGETALRHGSRFVRRKVREHPAKVVRKAEARYTKYTADYHFHTAAQEHPELTKNALTRYWQKQRLRRQYRKQAKEAAKQGAAAAGKTATATEHLTARAVEFVKSHPAGAVVAVLCVLLLFAMQSCSSTMLMLGNAGAGALGASTYPCEDRDMLAAEAAYCALEDDLQHYLDTYESTHDYDEYHFDLDEIEHDPYVLLSLLCALHEGQWTIDEVQGTLQMLFDRQYILTEDVVVETRYRTETDTWTDADGNSHTDTYQVPYDYYICTVTLENFDLSHVPVYVMSEEQLSRYAIYMATLGNRPDLFPDSPYVNKYITGKPGDYEVPGEYLDDETFAAMLAEAQKYIGYPYVWGGSSPATSFDCSGYVSWVINHSGWNVGRLGAQGLYNICTPTSSPKPGDLVFFKGTYDTPGVSHCGIYVGDGKMLHCGDPIGYANLNTSYWQSHFYAYGRLP